One Platichthys flesus chromosome 14, fPlaFle2.1, whole genome shotgun sequence genomic region harbors:
- the buc2l gene encoding uncharacterized protein buc2l isoform X1: MTLPGPNGGSLYFGANGAVPNSGPPDPGLHSNSQDPGPLFHPQHHVSARPLFYIHPQPPPPFHPYQWPMPFSYNPFAGYPGMGYGMVMPSFPPPPYMDPSAYLLPQPHMQAVDYRRLLHPQVHAPSAPFHNPNQIRRTRPPHTVQHRETMNSEVQTEPTHREPGGSGGGSLVASSDSGHGTTSNSPSSSSSPIKRVCATVENHNLPSSDTEDVQLNEASKIITEKHGSSIPHLTKTVHSCIRETQKGRTDTICQETVSSCRSAHCNMWSVSSSDSMVPICSSSQEENEVAKERRVSIPDILMSWGGRTPQSKVIKMTNKMLPHCNHQVLSQTELEHESPLYLSPTVTQDAPVMTDNTHGDDAVGFLSSKTSEAFFKILKLPKVSDEQEDGHETCLEEDTPEVSHNEMPFNSYRTGRKMNESVWSVESLPLFAPSKEWLLQNGMLEPDVIVEITEETENCEQSTEGDNLIVKAGKMKRHCRIPPMVPELDNEMYAYEMKGQCITPENIPFISMTGLQDKIKSPLNAKDVDENGSSEPEANQSPNQEPLIVNGQKERSPCPPALGAVLLLSSTLRKGISFADHLIVQNGVDIEVEDETCANEEVSRLGNEQLCVPVAKPIMTEVSPSKGHLVDCGIQCTELQEPCSCREVMDDMETKRRHPFKYSDVKMANKGQDERCGGHLQRNQKRHYQRRKKASEDYDRQQEAFSGYYVKSRGGNGRNTRC; this comes from the exons ATGACTCTTCCAGGACCAAATGGAGGGAGCCTGTACTTTGGTGCTAACGGTGCTGTACCAAACTCTGGGCCGCCGGATCCAGGACTGCACAGCAACAGTCAAGACCCTGGACCTTTGTTTCATCCCCAACACCATGTTTCTGCACGCCCTCTCTTCTACATTCATCCTCAACCTCCACCTCCTTTCCATCCATACCAGTGGCCCATGCCCTTCTCGTATAACCCATTTGCTGGCTATCCAGGCATgg GCTATGGTATGGTCATGCCAtcatttccccctcccccctacaTGGATCCTTCAGCCTACCTTCTTCCCCAGCCTCATATGCAAGCAGTTGACTACAGACGGTTGCTCCACCCCCAGGTCCATGCTCCCAGTGCTCCCTTCCACAACCCAAACCAGATCCGCAGAACTCGCCCCCCACATACAGTACAGCACAGAGAAACCATGAACTCTGAGGTCCAAACAGagcccacacacagagagccgGGTGGTTCTGGTGGAGGAAGCCTAGTTGCCAGCTCAGATTCTGGTCATGGAACAACTTCAAACTCGCCATCTTCAAGCTCCAGTCCCATAAAAAGAGTCTGTGCCACTGTTGAGAATCACAACTTGCCTAGCAGTGATACAGAGGACGTCCAGCTTAACGAGGCCAGTAAAATTATCACGGAGAAACATGGGAGCAGCATCCCACATCTTACGAAGACTGTCCATTCATGtatcagagaaacacaaaaggGCCGTACAGATACTATTTGTCAGGAGACTGTATCCTCTTGCAGAAGCGCTCACTGTAATATGTGGTCGGTGAGTTCTTCAGATAGTATGGTCCCGATCTGTAGCTCTTCTCAAGAAGAGAATGAGGTTGCCAAAGAGAGACGCGTCTCAATTCCTGACATTCTGATGAGTTGGGGAGGTAGGACTCCACAATCAAAAGTGATAAAAATGACCAACAAGATGCTGCCTCATTGCAACCACCAGGTGTTGTCCCAAACTGAATTGGAGCATGAAAGTCCTCTTTACCTGAGCCCAACTGTGACTCAGGATGCTCCAGTGATGACTGACAATACTCATGGTGATGATGCTGTGGGTTTCTTGAGTTCAAAGACCAGTGAAGCATTTTTTAAGATCCTCAAACTACCCAAGGTCTCAGATGAGCAAGAAGATGGCCATGAGACGTGTCTAGAGGAAGACACTCCAGAAGTCAGTCACAATGAAATGCCTTTTAATAGTTACAGGACTGGGAGAAAAATGAATGAGTCTGTTTGGTCTGTGGAGTCTCTACCTCTCTTTGCTCCCTCTAAGGAGTGGCTACTGCAGAATGGCATGCTAGAACCTGATGTAATTGTTGAGATaacagaggaaactgaaaatTGCGAACAGTCAACAGAAGGTGACAATCTAATTGTCAAGGCTGGTAAGATGAAGCGGCATTGCAGGATTCCACCAATGGTGCCAGAGTTGGATAATGAAATGTATGCTTATGAAATGAAAGGACAATGCATAACTCCAGAAAACATTCCCTTTATTTCCATGACTGGCCTGcaggacaaaataaaatctcCCCTCAATGCCAAGGATGTGGATGAAAATGGGTCTTCTGAACCTGAGGCTAATCAAAGCCCAAATCAGGAACCTCTTATTGTAAATGGGCAAAAGGAGAGAAGCCCCTGTCCTCCGGCCCTTGGGGCAGTTCTCCTCTTGAGCTCTACATTAAGAAAGGGAATCTCTTTTGCAGATCACCTGATTGTACAAAACGGAGTAGACATTGAGGTGGAGGATGAAACCTGTGCGAACGAAGAAGTCAGTCGTCTGGGAAATGAACAGTTGTGTGTACCAGTGGCTAAACCGATTATGACTGAAGTGTCTCCATCAAAGGGCCATTTAGTGGATTGTGGCATTCAGTGTACCGAGTTACAGGAGCCGTGTTCTTGTAGAGAGGTGATGGATGACATGGAAACAAAAAGAAGGCATCCCTTTAAATATTCAG ATGTGAAGATGGCAAACAAAGGACAGGATGAACGATGTGGAGGACACTTGCAGCGAAACCAGAAGAGGCATTACCAGCGGAGGAAGAAGGCTTCAG AAGATTACGACAGGCAGCAGGAGGCTTTCAGCGGCTACTATGTAAAATCAAGAG GTGGAAATGGAAGGAATACAAGATGCTGA
- the buc2l gene encoding uncharacterized protein buc2l isoform X2 codes for MTLPGPNGGSLYFGANGAVPNSGPPDPGLHSNSQDPGPLFHPQHHVSARPLFYIHPQPPPPFHPYQWPMPFSYNPFAGYPGMGYGMVMPSFPPPPYMDPSAYLLPQPHMQAVDYRRLLHPQVHAPSAPFHNPNQIRRTRPPHTVQHRETMNSEVQTEPTHREPGGSGGGSLVASSDSGHGTTSNSPSSSSSPIKRVCATVENHNLPSSDTEDVQLNEASKIITEKHGSSIPHLTKTVHSCIRETQKGRTDTICQETVSSCRSAHCNMWSVSSSDSMVPICSSSQEENEVAKERRVSIPDILMSWGGRTPQSKVIKMTNKMLPHCNHQVLSQTELEHESPLYLSPTVTQDAPVMTDNTHGDDAVGFLSSKTSEAFFKILKLPKVSDEQEDGHETCLEEDTPEVSHNEMPFNSYRTGRKMNESVWSVESLPLFAPSKEWLLQNGMLEPDVIVEITEETENCEQSTEGDNLIVKAGKMKRHCRIPPMVPELDNEMYAYEMKGQCITPENIPFISMTGLQDKIKSPLNAKDVDENGSSEPEANQSPNQEPLIVNGQKERSPCPPALGAVLLLSSTLRKGISFADHLIVQNGVDIEVEDETCANEEVSRLGNEQLCVPVAKPIMTEVSPSKGHLVDCGIQCTELQEPCSCREVMDDMETKRRHPFKYSDVKMANKGQDERCGGHLQRNQKRHYQRRKKASGGNGRNTRC; via the exons ATGACTCTTCCAGGACCAAATGGAGGGAGCCTGTACTTTGGTGCTAACGGTGCTGTACCAAACTCTGGGCCGCCGGATCCAGGACTGCACAGCAACAGTCAAGACCCTGGACCTTTGTTTCATCCCCAACACCATGTTTCTGCACGCCCTCTCTTCTACATTCATCCTCAACCTCCACCTCCTTTCCATCCATACCAGTGGCCCATGCCCTTCTCGTATAACCCATTTGCTGGCTATCCAGGCATgg GCTATGGTATGGTCATGCCAtcatttccccctcccccctacaTGGATCCTTCAGCCTACCTTCTTCCCCAGCCTCATATGCAAGCAGTTGACTACAGACGGTTGCTCCACCCCCAGGTCCATGCTCCCAGTGCTCCCTTCCACAACCCAAACCAGATCCGCAGAACTCGCCCCCCACATACAGTACAGCACAGAGAAACCATGAACTCTGAGGTCCAAACAGagcccacacacagagagccgGGTGGTTCTGGTGGAGGAAGCCTAGTTGCCAGCTCAGATTCTGGTCATGGAACAACTTCAAACTCGCCATCTTCAAGCTCCAGTCCCATAAAAAGAGTCTGTGCCACTGTTGAGAATCACAACTTGCCTAGCAGTGATACAGAGGACGTCCAGCTTAACGAGGCCAGTAAAATTATCACGGAGAAACATGGGAGCAGCATCCCACATCTTACGAAGACTGTCCATTCATGtatcagagaaacacaaaaggGCCGTACAGATACTATTTGTCAGGAGACTGTATCCTCTTGCAGAAGCGCTCACTGTAATATGTGGTCGGTGAGTTCTTCAGATAGTATGGTCCCGATCTGTAGCTCTTCTCAAGAAGAGAATGAGGTTGCCAAAGAGAGACGCGTCTCAATTCCTGACATTCTGATGAGTTGGGGAGGTAGGACTCCACAATCAAAAGTGATAAAAATGACCAACAAGATGCTGCCTCATTGCAACCACCAGGTGTTGTCCCAAACTGAATTGGAGCATGAAAGTCCTCTTTACCTGAGCCCAACTGTGACTCAGGATGCTCCAGTGATGACTGACAATACTCATGGTGATGATGCTGTGGGTTTCTTGAGTTCAAAGACCAGTGAAGCATTTTTTAAGATCCTCAAACTACCCAAGGTCTCAGATGAGCAAGAAGATGGCCATGAGACGTGTCTAGAGGAAGACACTCCAGAAGTCAGTCACAATGAAATGCCTTTTAATAGTTACAGGACTGGGAGAAAAATGAATGAGTCTGTTTGGTCTGTGGAGTCTCTACCTCTCTTTGCTCCCTCTAAGGAGTGGCTACTGCAGAATGGCATGCTAGAACCTGATGTAATTGTTGAGATaacagaggaaactgaaaatTGCGAACAGTCAACAGAAGGTGACAATCTAATTGTCAAGGCTGGTAAGATGAAGCGGCATTGCAGGATTCCACCAATGGTGCCAGAGTTGGATAATGAAATGTATGCTTATGAAATGAAAGGACAATGCATAACTCCAGAAAACATTCCCTTTATTTCCATGACTGGCCTGcaggacaaaataaaatctcCCCTCAATGCCAAGGATGTGGATGAAAATGGGTCTTCTGAACCTGAGGCTAATCAAAGCCCAAATCAGGAACCTCTTATTGTAAATGGGCAAAAGGAGAGAAGCCCCTGTCCTCCGGCCCTTGGGGCAGTTCTCCTCTTGAGCTCTACATTAAGAAAGGGAATCTCTTTTGCAGATCACCTGATTGTACAAAACGGAGTAGACATTGAGGTGGAGGATGAAACCTGTGCGAACGAAGAAGTCAGTCGTCTGGGAAATGAACAGTTGTGTGTACCAGTGGCTAAACCGATTATGACTGAAGTGTCTCCATCAAAGGGCCATTTAGTGGATTGTGGCATTCAGTGTACCGAGTTACAGGAGCCGTGTTCTTGTAGAGAGGTGATGGATGACATGGAAACAAAAAGAAGGCATCCCTTTAAATATTCAG ATGTGAAGATGGCAAACAAAGGACAGGATGAACGATGTGGAGGACACTTGCAGCGAAACCAGAAGAGGCATTACCAGCGGAGGAAGAAGGCTTCAG GTGGAAATGGAAGGAATACAAGATGCTGA
- the LOC133968311 gene encoding paraneoplastic antigen Ma2 homolog: protein MTIVPEEVEISAVEATLETIKSFGRVRVRGRNFSARLNQRMVLCESKETVNEESVPPEVKPDDGGEAWLVIIIGKAQAAAEEFNSKLIGLLQAEGKTMEDLQSLFPSTPPPTNSTESILRAVGDLLDKTTKPADGGSYGRLRMFSGALPTLPGEEPFDHWLEQAWLMVEETECSEREKRRRIIGSLKGHALEIVKAVRHTHSDASPKEYLEALESAFGSAESGDDLYFAFRLMQQQKGEKLSDFLRRLERSLAKVIQRGGLPASCMDRARLEQLLRGAIDSDLMLIQLRLRERKAVPPSFLQLLTEIRAEEEYETSRKKLSASVHQVHVNKEVDTRQAEIQSLKAEIKELKSMVASVVTQSTPVKEDYREATPIHLPPGPENRQDAELAALKKQLKRLKQKTSNTMSEQDAAVSTMEASKQFSNSPKGTPKKSEENFCYRCGESGHFATKCHNPENQARLSES, encoded by the coding sequence ATGACCATCGTCCCAGAAGAAGTAGAGATCAGTGCAGTTGAAGCAACACTGGAAACTATCAAGTCTTTTGGACGAGTGCGTGTCCGTGGGAGAAACTTCAGTGCAAGACTAAACCAACGGATGGTTTTGTGTGAGAGTAAAGAGACTGTGAATGAAGAGAGTGTTCCTCCTGAGGTTAAACCAGATGATGGTGGAGAGGCGTGGCTTGTTATCATCATAGGAAAGGCTCAGGCAGCTGCCGAAGAGTTTAACAGTAAACTGATAGGGTTGCTGCAGGCTGAAGGTAAAACAATGGAGGACCTCCAATCATTATTCCCCAGTACACCCCCGCCCACTAACTCCACTGAATCTATCCTTCGCGCTGTTGGAGATTTGTTGGACAAGACAACTAAGCCAGCTGATGGAGGGAGTTATGGTCGACTACGCATGTTCTCGGGAGCCCTACCAACGCTGCCAGGTGAGGAACCATTTGACCATTGGCTAGAGCAGGCATGGCTCATGGTGGAGGAGACTGAATgctctgaaagagaaaaaagacgCAGAATTATTGGAAGTTTAAAGGGACATGCACTAGAAATTGTGAAAGCAGTgcgacacacacattctgacgCCAGCCCAAAAGAGTACCTGGAAGCTCTTGAAAGTGCTTTTGGAAGTGCTGAGTCCGGTGATGATCTCTACTTTGCTTTCAGATTAATGCAACAgcaaaaaggagagaaactgtCAGATTTCCTTCGACGCTTAGAGAGGTCTCTAGCCAAAGTGATTCAACGAGGTGGTCTTCCTGCGAGCTGCATGGACCGAGCCCGACTGGAGCAACTGCTAAGAGGTGCTATCGATTCAGACCTGATGCTGATCCAGCTGCGCTTGAGAGAAAGGAAGGCTGTACCCCCAAGCTTTCTACAGCTTTTGACTGAGATTCGTGCTGAGGAAGAGTATGAAACTTCTAGAAAGAAGCTCAGCGCCTCAGTACACCAAGTGCATGTTAATAAAGAAGTGGATACAAGGCAAGCAGAGATCCAGAGTTTAAAGGCGGAAATAAAAGAACTGAAATCAATGGTTGCATCAGTGGTGACCCAATCCACTCCAGTCAAAGAGGATTACAGGGAGGCTACACCAATCCATTTACCGCCTGGCCCCGAGAACCGACAGGACGCCGAGCTGGCTGCAttgaaaaaacaactgaaaagacTAAAGCAGAAAACTAGCAACACGATGTCTGAACAGGACGCTGCAGTTTCGACCATGGAGGCTTCAAAACAATTCTCCAACTCACCCAAAGGAACACCGAAAAAGTCAGAGGAGAATTTCTGCTATAGGTGTGGTGAGAGCGGACATTTTGCCACCAAGTGTCACAACCCTGAAAATCAAGCCAGGTTATCAGAAAGCTAA